One Uloborus diversus isolate 005 chromosome 7, Udiv.v.3.1, whole genome shotgun sequence genomic window, TATTTCGAGCTCGACCCTCTTGTGAAGAACTTCAAGGACAGCATCATGTCGCAGTTGAATCCTAAAGACAATAGTCCAAAACGCAAAATCCAAACAGATGGACCTGTAGATCCTTCTCCTCCACCTTCCATGCCTAATCCGGATTTGAGGTCCAGAAGTTCGCCAGGCTCTTTTGGACCACTTAGTGTTGGGCCACCTAGAATTGGTGGTCAAGACTTGGATCCTTTTGGAAGGGCAGAAGGAGGTATGCTGTTCGATCCCAGCAACTTTGGAATTCCTGCGCGTCCCTCTCTTTCCGATTTTGGTCGTGGGGGTTTGCCAAGGGGGGCCGTGCCTCCTGGCAGTAGATTTGATCCTATCGGACCCCCGATGCCCGGAGGACCTCGCTTTAATCCCAATCCTGATCACTACCGGCCCCCCGATTACGATGATTATTTCATGTAACAAGTCGACGTTAAAGGAATGATATTATGTTTGCTATTTTTCGAACTGCTGTTGATTTgtgtaaattttatttgttgaaaccTAATTGTATGTTCAGCatcataataaatatttaaaaaaggccGAACCTCATGTGTTTCACTCTAAAAGCGTTCACGTTTGAAAGCTCTATATTTTGTCCATTCAATGTCAAAAAGCACGCCTAAAGAGAAACGTGGTATTTATTTAATACTATGAATTacatatttttactgaaattgaAGATTGTTCTTATTTCAAACTTCGAaactgctgaaaaaaatattttgtactttaaaaataacGCACGCAGTAACTGCAACACGCAGGAATCATTTTTCTTAAtacaagaaaacttttcaaatttttgacttCATACTAGGATACATCACAATTAAAAAAGCCAAAGTTTGAAATTCcgagaataaagtgcaaatatatgcgcaAAAATGTCATACCCCCTGCAAATGGATTAAGCAAACGTTGATCTAGATTTGTTTCGATATAGAAACTCGTGTTGAACTAAAAAACGCATCTTTCTTGGCGGTAAAAAATCCTATTTTCAGTGCTTTATTCCGCCTGGATTTTCTTTGTGTTGTTGGGCGGAAGAAAGCATAAGCCAGCAGGTGTCAGAGTTGTTGAAGGTCGGCCAAAAAACACCTCCACAGGATCCTTTGCATGATGGATCAACGCCAACAACAATTTCTCTCAGTGTGAAGACGTCAAACAATACTAAAGGATTTATCATAAGCTTTTTTTTCGTGTGTGAATtgaacttgaaatatattttgacgTGAACACGGGCCATCAGTTGcttttacagtagaacctcctaTATTTAGAtcaattttatagatttttaaaaaaaaaattttttttcatacaaataataactttaaattatGGTGCGCGCCTAACATTTGCTTTTTAACCTGCTTTCTCGTAAAagtcgaacaaaaaaagaatgaaagaaggcTTTATGCATCCTTAAAA contains:
- the LOC129225678 gene encoding proteasome inhibitor PI31 subunit-like; the encoded protein is MGRIRGLELQFNLIKDQLKCREDCIVVALHCILINEGLQCVGTGDIWPNQLKGSELLPSDWNANAEVYSLRYTDAAQENRYLLKVVKAGHSMHVNVALNETKSATMSVKVAQVVSDNFSDYSETYFELDPLVKNFKDSIMSQLNPKDNSPKRKIQTDGPVDPSPPPSMPNPDLRSRSSPGSFGPLSVGPPRIGGQDLDPFGRAEGGMLFDPSNFGIPARPSLSDFGRGGLPRGAVPPGSRFDPIGPPMPGGPRFNPNPDHYRPPDYDDYFM